GCCGATCAAGCCGAACCGTCCGCTGATCGTCGCCCTCGCCGTGGTCACCGGTCTCTTCCTTGGCACCCTAGTGGCGTTCGCACGCAAGGCGATGAAGGGCGGGATCGACGATCCGCAGAGGATCGAACGGCTGCTGCGCGCGCGGGTGGTCTACGCGACCATTCCGCACAGCAGCAACCAGGACAAGCTGACGCGCAAGACAAGGGACGACGCCGAGCCCTTGCCCCTGCTGGCGAACATCATTCCCGAGGACGCCGCGGTGGAAAGCCTGCGCAGCTTCAGGGCGGCGCTGCAGTTTTCCATGCCCCACTTCAAGAACAATGTCGTGATGTTTGCCGGGCCCACCCATGGCCTGGGCAAATCCTTTGTGTCGGCGAACTTCGCAGCCGTGATGGCGGCGGCCGGCAAGCGCGTGCTGCTGATCGATGCGGACTTCCGCAGCGGCCGCCTGCACCGCTATTTCGGCGTCAATCCCGACCAGGGCTTGTCCAAGGCAATCAGCGGCGCGGCCAGCGCCACGGAAATCATCCACCACAACGTGGTCGAAAACCTGGACTTCATTCCGACCGGTCCGCTGCCGCCGAACCGCTCCGAATTCCTGCTGGACGTGAACCTCAGTGCGCTGCTCGATACCCTGAGCGCCGATTACGACCTGGTCCTGATCGACACCCCGCCGATCCTGGCTGCAGCGGATGCGCTGATCATCGGCGCCCAAGCCGGCGCCGTCTTCCTCCTTGCGCGCGCAAGCGTGACGACCGAGGCTGAAATCACCGAGTCGATCAAGCGGCTGAACTATGCCGGCATGTCTCCGCAAGGGGTGCTGTTCAACGATATGACTTATGGCATCGCCCGTTACAGCACCTTGCACCAGGCCAGCCCGGCCAACCAGCTGGCATTCACCGGTTAAGACTGCATCAGCGGGGGGGCGCACAAGCCCCCCGCAATCCCGTACTCACTCCTCTTACGCCGTTGGCGTGTCGCATCCTGCATCCGCGTGTTCCCGTTTCAGCCATCGATTTGTCTCCAAAGACGACGCCCATAAAGAAGCGGCCAGATCTCATCGATCTGGCCGCGCGATGCATTTGCCTCGCGCAGCTCAACTTACCGTTCGGTCGATACCGCGCTCCTGTCCCCTTGCGAGGCCGGCCGTTGCAGGAACAGGCGCTTGGCAGCGCTGCGGATACGGTAGGTCCTCGACTCGAACAGCAGATAGGACAGATAGGCCGAGAACATGATGGTTACCACCATGCCGAGGTAGATCACGGCGTGGATGGGCACAGCCGGCGAAAGCTGGCGGAGGCCGAGCTGCGTCGTGCTCAAGTGATGCAGCAGACCGATCAGGGGCACATGCAACACGTACAGGCTGAACGAAAAATTAGCGAAGAAGGTGCCGGCCCGCTGCATCGGCCGCTTTAGCCTCGAAGCCGGCGACGCCTCGAACTGGAAGCTCGACAGCAGCACCAGGTACAGCAGACTGCATACGAGATCCTGTCCCAAGGTTCCGATCTCGAATGCATCGAGCTCTCCGGTCAGCCGGAAATAGCCTGCACCCGCGATGGTGAGCAGTCCCCAGCCCCAGCGGGCCAGGTTGCTGCATTCGATCCGGATGCGCGAGAACAGCACGCCTAGCAGCCAGATCAGGAAGTAGCCGACGATCGCGGTCGGCAGCTTCACGCACAGCAGAACGAGCGTGGCAGTACAAGCGATGCGCACCGCCCGCCTGCGCGTCGTGAACGCCACCGTCAGCACAGGAAACAGCAGGTAGTACCAGGTCTCGTTGGCCAGGCTCCACAGTGGGAAATTGCCGCCGAAATCAAGCAACAGTACACGCTGGAGCCCGACGAGGCTGCCAAGGAAATTCACTGCCGAGTATTGGTTGTCCGGAGAGAAGTCGATGCCATCGGTGCTGACGACGCCGGCGGCGGCGGCAAAGAGCAGCGTCAGCAGGAAGGTGGGAATCAACACGGTCCACAGGCGCGTGACGCGGTCGATCGCATAGCTGGCGATCGCATGCGGCTGCTTGATACGGTTCAGGAGGCTGCCTCCAACCAGCCAGCCGCTGATGACGAAAAACACCAGCACTGCCTGATGGGCAAAGCCGCTGAAAAACGCCAAGCCCTTGAACCAGAGCGGCGCATGCGCGACCGCATGCAGACTTGGGTACATTGCTGCGCGCAAGTGAGCGACGACAACGATAAAGGCTGCCAGACCCCGCAACAGCGAAATCAATATCGAGTGCCAGCTCTCATCGTCGAGCTGACTATGGTGCTGGAAGGCCAGACGGACCATCTTTCCAGATTGCATTCGAATCTCCTTGGCGTTGATGAGGCAGGCAATTTTCGTCGGCATTTCGAAAGCAATGAACTTCTGCAAATGCCTATTCCACATGCGTGGTCACACACATTTCCCGACAATATCAATCCAATAAGTCGACGCTTTTGAAAAGACGCAAATCCGCGATAGGTAGAGAAGACGGAGAAATTCCGCCTGCACCGTGATCATCCGCCATCTTGGCGGCTCACAAATCAAGCGACATATTTCGACGGCTTATTCAGCAATGTATTTACGTTGCTGAACTGCTCCTTTCAAAGTTTCACAAAATCGGTTCCAGGAAACAATGATTTATTCAGCGCCGTCGTCGATCTCAACATTTCGTATTGAAAACAAGGAAATGCTGGTTGATGGTCATCAATCCCGCGGATCTCAGCGATACGATAATTCCACAAGAGGATATCGAAGACGTCGAGCGTTCAAAAGAAGCCGCTCCGAGTAACTTTCAGGAAATAGATTGGTCGCCCTTAGCCCGCCGGCCTATTCGCATTGGCCAAGCTGACTGCAAGTGCGCCAAGGATTTTTCAAAAAAAGCCCGTTTGCTGCCCAGATCGCATACGTCCTACTCACTGATGTCATGTATCCGCTTGGGTATGTGGTACAAAGCCATAATTGCCAATATGAATTTACCTGTTTTTTGGAAGCATGCGACCACAGTCCTGACGGGGACTGTCCTCGCGCAAGCATTGCCAATTCTGGTTTCGCCCCTTATCACTCGCCTATGCACCCCTGCTGATCTGGGGGAATTCAGTGTCTGGCTGGGCATCATCGCCATCACCGCGACGGTCGCCACCTTGCGTCTCGAGGCGGCGATGATTCTCGACCATGATTCGGACGAACAGCAGACCTGTTTCAGCGTCATTGCCTATTTTTCGACCCTGTTCGCCGTCGGCATCACCGTCCTTGCCATATTCGGCCATCTGGCAGGTATCCCACAGGTGCAGCAAATGTCCTGGCTTGGATTGATGACGGTGGGTCTCGGCGCATGGCTGATGGCGTATAACTCGGCACTGGTCGCTTATGCGACTTCATACAATGCGTTTTCGAAGACGGCAATGGCCAAGATCTGCAGCGCGGGGACGATCGCGCTCGGCCAACTGGTGCTGTTATTTGTCGGCGTAGGAAGCGGCGCACTTCTGGCAGGGCAGATATTGGGAATGACGATTGGCATAGTGGCCGCCATGTTCCTGTTGTCTCCGCCGCGGCCGAGCCTCGCGCTCGTGCCCACGCGTTCCCAGTTGAATTACCTCAAGAAACACCAGTCTTTCTGGCGCTTCTCCTTGCCGGCTGGCTTGCTCAACACGGCGGCGGGCAAGTTCCCGCTTTTCCTGGTCGGTGCGAAATACGGCCTGTTCGCGGCGGGCCTGTTTGCGCTGACCGAACGCATCCTCACCGCCCCGATTTCGCTGCTGGCGGCTTCGGTTCTCGAAGTGTTCAAACGCCAATCCGTCCATGAATACCAGACTTTGGGGAATTGCCGGGATGCGTTTCGCAGCACTTTCAAGGCTTTGGTGCTGCTCGGTTCCGGACCTGCGCTATTCATCTTTCTGTTTGCACCGGATCTCTGTGCCTGGGTGTTTGGCAAGCCATGGCGCGAAGCGGGTGAATTTGCCCGCATATTGGCTCCGCTTTATTTCCTGAACTTCGTCGCCAGTCCCTTGAGCTATGTGTTCTTTGTGGCCGGCAAGCAGAAGACCGAACTCATGTGGCAGGTGGCATTGTTCATCACCACCATATCCGTTTTTCTTGCACCGCTTTCTTTGAAGCAGGTCCTCGTGAACTATACGCTTGCCTATTCGATTCTCTACCTTGTCTATCTCTACCTGTCCTATCGATTTTCCAAAAATGCTCCGCTAGGGCCCGCCCGCCTTGGAAATTCTCAATCGATAAACGGCGGGTGAGAAAGCTCAGAAGAATATCGGGGATGGGAGATCATGCAAGCTATTGGTATAGCGACGAACCGGCCGGTGATCGGTATCAGCCAGAAGTTCACGGTCCATGCAGCTTTCCTGCTGCTGTATCCAGGTTTTTTTTTCTATCAAACCCTGCTTGGGCTCGGGATCATCGGTGCCTACCTCGGCGGCTATTTCACGCTTGTTGCGCTGCTGCTGCTGCCTCCCTTGGCCCTCACGTTCATCGCGGCGGTCAAACGGAACAAAGACTATCTTTCCGGCATGGACGTGTGGATTGCCATTTTTGTTTTCTATTATTTCTCGATCCTTGCCGTAAACCTGTTCGCCGGAGCAGATCCGATCATCGTGGAGCGCTACACCCAGAGCATGATCTTCTGTTTCGAAACCTACGTGATATTCAGAATCATCGATCTCGAGAACAAGCGACTCATCTGGATCACCGCCTTGTCCCTGCTGGTCATGTCGGTGATCACCTATTATTTTTCCATCGGCGGCTTTTTCTTTCTGCAGGCGCTGGGAGAGGCGAAGGACCCGGATAATCTCGCAACTTACCAGGGCTTTGCCCGTTCTTATATCTATACCTATATCGTCATGATTGCGGTGACGCGCCGCATGGCGACGCGGTATCTGTCTTACGCGATCGGCGCTTGCGCGCTGTTCCTGAACGGCGCCCGTAGCGAGTTTTCGGCAGTGCTGTTTCTGATTCCCGTTGTCGAACTGTATTACGCAAAACACAGGTTATATGCCATCTCGGTTCTCGTGTTTATCGTCGGCCTGGCTGCAGGCGGCATCGAGCAGATCACGAGTATGTTGCCGGACAATCGGATATTGCAACTGCTCGACCTGTCGCACTCCACCTCGGCCGTCGCGCGGGAGCATCTTTCGCAGAACGCCATTCGCACCATTTCGGAGAACCCCATCTTTGGCGATTTTGCCAGCTATCCGGATGGCCATTACGCGCACAACGTACTGTGCGCCTGGGTCGATTTCGGTCTGTTCGGCGTCGTTTTCTTCCTGTCCCTATTGCTGGCGCATGCGGCGTGGCTGTTCTTTAACGGCTTCTTTGCGAAAGCGAGGTCTCCTTACTTCGTTCTGGCCTGGTCATTCATCTGCATCACGATTCTCTGGGCGCTTACCGCGAAAAATATGCCCGACATGAGCGTCGGCGCTGCCATGGGAGCCTTTGCACGATACGGGTATCGGAAGAAGTGCCGCCTCGAACGTTGATGAAAGCGCGACACCATGCGTATTCTCTACATCAATCACTATGCGGGATCGCCCCGCCATGGCATGGAGTACCGCCCTTATTATCTGGCGCGGGAATGGGTATTGGCAGGGCACGAGGTAACGATGGTCGCTGCGGACCAGTCGCATATCCGCGCCCGCCAGCCCTGGATGGCGGGCTGCATGAGGGTTGAGGAGCTCATCGACGGCATCCAGTACATCTGGCTCAAGACACATCCCTATCGTGGAAACGGTATCGGACGGGTGCGCAACATGGCTTCCTTCGTACGCGCCCTGTACCGTGAGAGCAAGCGGCTGTCGACCGCGTACCGGCCCGATGTCGTGATCGCGTCGAGCACCTATCCGATGGATATCTGGCCAGCGCATCGCATCGCGTCACTGTCGGGAGCCCGGCTGGTATTCGAGCTGCACGACTTGTGGCCGCTTACGCCCATGGAACTGGGCGGGATGTCGAAATGGCACCCCTTCATCATGCTCATCAAGGCGGCCGAGGATTATGTGTACCGGCATGCCGATGCGGTGGTGTCCGTGCTTCCGAAAGTGCATGCGCATGTGGAATCGCATGGCATGCCACTCGACCGCCTGCATATCGTTCCAAACGGGATCGACCCGCGGGAGTGGGGCGCCGCCATTCCCGCCCTGGACCCTGCCGTGGAAGACAGGCTGGCCGCGATCTCGGAAGCAGGAAAAGCCATTGTCGGCTATGCAGGCACACATGGCATCTCGAATTCCCTGGATACCTTTCTCGATGCCGCAGGCCTGATGCGTAGCGAACCGCTGACGTTTGTGCTGGTGGGCGGCGGGCCTGAAAAGGCCGGCCTGGCGCAACGGGCGCAGGCGGCGCGGCTGGACAACGTCTGTTTTATCGACCCCGTCATCAAGGAACAGGTCCCGGCGCTGCTGCAGCGCTTCGACCTGGCCTATATCGGCTGGCGCCGCCAATCGCTGTACCGCTTCGGGATCGCTCCCAACAAGCTCATGGATTACATGATGGCGGCGCGGCCCGTACTGCACGCTGTCGAGGCGGGTAATGACCCGGTGGGAGAGGCCGGATGCGGATTGACCGTGGCGCCGGAAAGTCCGGACGCGACGGCGCAAGGCATACGAAGCCTGCTCTCCCTCGAGGCGGCCGAACGCCAGGCCATGGGGCAGCGCGGCCGCGATTTTGTCCTGGAAAACCTGACGTATCCAATCCTGAGCAAGCGCTTCCTGGCCGCATGTGCTTGAACTTTTCGAGAACGGTGTCTGCATGTCCAAAACCGATATTTTCCTGAAGAGAGCCTTCGATATCGCCGCCTCGCTCAGCGGCCTGATCTTGCTGTCGCCCCTCATCGTCCTGTGCTGGATCGTCGCGGCATGGGAGACGCGTAGCAACGGGTTTTTCATCCAGCGCCGTATCGGACGCCACGGACGGACCATCCATGTCTGCAAGATCAAGACCATGTATCCGGCCGACGGCAAGCGCAGTCCCATCGCTTCCAGAAACCTTGCTTCGATCACCCGTTCCGGAAGAATTTTCAGGAAATACAAACTGGACGAATTGCCGCAATTGTTCAATGTGCTCATCGGCAGCATGAGTATCGTGGGTCCCAGGCCCGACGTGCCCGGCTATGCGGACCGCCTGCAGGGAAAGGACAAGGTGATCCTGCAGCTGCGGCCCGGGATCACGGGCCCGGCCTCCATCAAATACAAGGATGAAGAGTCCATATTGGCGGCGGTCGACGATCCGGAATCGTACAACGACCGGATCATCTGGCCCGACAAGGTAAGGATCAACAGGGAGTATTTCGTTCATTACTCATTGCTGCGCGACGTGAAGTACATCGTTCACACTATTCTTGGGTGAGGTCACATGAATGCTTTATCCGCCACTTGGCCGAGTTTCTCCGTCGAAGAAGCCACCGCTGTCAAAGATGTCATCCTGTCGAATAAAGTGAATTACTGGACAGGCACCGAATGCCGCGAGTTCGAAAAGGAATTCGCGGCATGGGTGGGAACGGAATATGCTGTCGCGCTGTCGAATGGCACGCTGGCGCTGGACGTGGCGCTCAAGGCGCTGCGCATAGGAGCGGGCGACGAAGTGATCGTCACGCCGCGAACCTTCCTGGCCTCGGCGAGCTGCATCGTGAATGCCGGTGCGACGCCCGTGTTCGCGGACGTCGACCGTGACAGCCAGAACATCACGGCGGAGACGATCCGCGCGGTGCTGACGCCCCGTACGAAGGCGATCATCTGCGTGCACCTGGCGGGGTGGCCCTGCGATATGGATCCCATCATGGCGCTGGCCGAAGCGCAGGGG
This window of the Massilia sp. WG5 genome carries:
- a CDS encoding sugar transferase, coding for MSKTDIFLKRAFDIAASLSGLILLSPLIVLCWIVAAWETRSNGFFIQRRIGRHGRTIHVCKIKTMYPADGKRSPIASRNLASITRSGRIFRKYKLDELPQLFNVLIGSMSIVGPRPDVPGYADRLQGKDKVILQLRPGITGPASIKYKDEESILAAVDDPESYNDRIIWPDKVRINREYFVHYSLLRDVKYIVHTILG
- a CDS encoding O-antigen ligase family protein — protein: MQAIGIATNRPVIGISQKFTVHAAFLLLYPGFFFYQTLLGLGIIGAYLGGYFTLVALLLLPPLALTFIAAVKRNKDYLSGMDVWIAIFVFYYFSILAVNLFAGADPIIVERYTQSMIFCFETYVIFRIIDLENKRLIWITALSLLVMSVITYYFSIGGFFFLQALGEAKDPDNLATYQGFARSYIYTYIVMIAVTRRMATRYLSYAIGACALFLNGARSEFSAVLFLIPVVELYYAKHRLYAISVLVFIVGLAAGGIEQITSMLPDNRILQLLDLSHSTSAVAREHLSQNAIRTISENPIFGDFASYPDGHYAHNVLCAWVDFGLFGVVFFLSLLLAHAAWLFFNGFFAKARSPYFVLAWSFICITILWALTAKNMPDMSVGAAMGAFARYGYRKKCRLER
- a CDS encoding lipopolysaccharide biosynthesis protein codes for the protein MVINPADLSDTIIPQEDIEDVERSKEAAPSNFQEIDWSPLARRPIRIGQADCKCAKDFSKKARLLPRSHTSYSLMSCIRLGMWYKAIIANMNLPVFWKHATTVLTGTVLAQALPILVSPLITRLCTPADLGEFSVWLGIIAITATVATLRLEAAMILDHDSDEQQTCFSVIAYFSTLFAVGITVLAIFGHLAGIPQVQQMSWLGLMTVGLGAWLMAYNSALVAYATSYNAFSKTAMAKICSAGTIALGQLVLLFVGVGSGALLAGQILGMTIGIVAAMFLLSPPRPSLALVPTRSQLNYLKKHQSFWRFSLPAGLLNTAAGKFPLFLVGAKYGLFAAGLFALTERILTAPISLLAASVLEVFKRQSVHEYQTLGNCRDAFRSTFKALVLLGSGPALFIFLFAPDLCAWVFGKPWREAGEFARILAPLYFLNFVASPLSYVFFVAGKQKTELMWQVALFITTISVFLAPLSLKQVLVNYTLAYSILYLVYLYLSYRFSKNAPLGPARLGNSQSINGG
- a CDS encoding glycosyltransferase family 4 protein: MRILYINHYAGSPRHGMEYRPYYLAREWVLAGHEVTMVAADQSHIRARQPWMAGCMRVEELIDGIQYIWLKTHPYRGNGIGRVRNMASFVRALYRESKRLSTAYRPDVVIASSTYPMDIWPAHRIASLSGARLVFELHDLWPLTPMELGGMSKWHPFIMLIKAAEDYVYRHADAVVSVLPKVHAHVESHGMPLDRLHIVPNGIDPREWGAAIPALDPAVEDRLAAISEAGKAIVGYAGTHGISNSLDTFLDAAGLMRSEPLTFVLVGGGPEKAGLAQRAQAARLDNVCFIDPVIKEQVPALLQRFDLAYIGWRRQSLYRFGIAPNKLMDYMMAARPVLHAVEAGNDPVGEAGCGLTVAPESPDATAQGIRSLLSLEAAERQAMGQRGRDFVLENLTYPILSKRFLAACA
- a CDS encoding acyltransferase; translation: MQKFIAFEMPTKIACLINAKEIRMQSGKMVRLAFQHHSQLDDESWHSILISLLRGLAAFIVVVAHLRAAMYPSLHAVAHAPLWFKGLAFFSGFAHQAVLVFFVISGWLVGGSLLNRIKQPHAIASYAIDRVTRLWTVLIPTFLLTLLFAAAAGVVSTDGIDFSPDNQYSAVNFLGSLVGLQRVLLLDFGGNFPLWSLANETWYYLLFPVLTVAFTTRRRAVRIACTATLVLLCVKLPTAIVGYFLIWLLGVLFSRIRIECSNLARWGWGLLTIAGAGYFRLTGELDAFEIGTLGQDLVCSLLYLVLLSSFQFEASPASRLKRPMQRAGTFFANFSFSLYVLHVPLIGLLHHLSTTQLGLRQLSPAVPIHAVIYLGMVVTIMFSAYLSYLLFESRTYRIRSAAKRLFLQRPASQGDRSAVSTER